Proteins co-encoded in one Setaria viridis chromosome 9, Setaria_viridis_v4.0, whole genome shotgun sequence genomic window:
- the LOC117841047 gene encoding UDP-glucose:glycoprotein glucosyltransferase, producing MAAARGARSGVLAAAAVLVSVLLVGCLASVGAGAEIRRQKNVQVALRAKWAGTPLLLEASELLSKEWKDLFWDFIDHWKELDKGSECLTAKCCVQKIVEDTRTLLNEPLSSVFEFSLTLRSASPRLVLYRQLAEESLSSVSINDSQEQISGHGTGENFDRAVGPSSSGGTCCWVDTGNAPLFTSGDLHEWLEGLGKLAMDSTEQPELFDFDHVYPRANVTAPIAIFYGAVGTKCFKELHVQLAEASKQGKVRYALRPVLPSGCQATSSFCGSIGAVDAVTLSGYGVELALKNMEYKAMDDTAIKKGVSLEDPKTEDLSQEVRGFIFSKILERKPELNAEIMAFRDYLLSSTVSDTLEVWELKDLGHQTAQRIVQASDPLQSMQEINQNFPSIVSSLSRMKLDNSIKDEIIANQRMVPPGKSLMALNGALINIEDLDLYLLMDMVHGELSLADQFARLKLPQSAAHKILSAPPPAESNSFRVDFRSSHVHYLNNLEEDTMYRRWRSNLQELLMPVFPGQMRYIRKNLFHAVYVLDPASACGAETIDMVLSLYQDNVPIRFGIIMYSSRFINVIEESDGTLPINDGEDTSILITRLFLYIKETYSTQLAFEFLSNIHKSRNGEDDYNEDLIEAHHVEGAFVDSLLSSAKSHPQDVLLKLQKENMYREEAEQSSRFVHKLGLYKLQCCLLMNGLVHEANEDATMNAMNDELPRIQEQVYYGHIQSHTDVLEKFLSESSYKRYNPSITGKSAGKKFVSLFASYHQEDSVFNDIKYLQSPATVDDAKPVTHLLAIDLSSKVGIKLLHEAIRYLMDGTNRGRVGLLLYVRTASSPPILLLKDIFDRTISSFSYKEKVLVFLHEVLKFYGAQPTPVSSVADDWTRTMMEKVYSLAAEIALPVDDYKAWFKSFSADTVLKGMDKLSDFVFGQLGLVFGSNAVITNGRVFIMKEGEPFLADDLGLLESMEYDLRTKYIFEIIEEVEFAGVDPDDLTSQFYSDIAMLISSSMSVRERPSERAHFEILHAEHSAIRLNNENSSIHIDAVIDPLSPTGQKLAPLLRILWKQIQPSMRIVLNPISSLADLPLKNFYRFVVPSMDDFSSTDYSVHGPKAFFANMPLSKTLTMNIDVPEPWLVEPVVAIHDLDNILLENLGDVRTLQAVFELEALLLTGHCMEKDRDPPRGLQFILGTKQRPHLVDTLVMANLGYWQMKVSPGVWYLQLAPGRSADLYELPPKLIAIDSLRGKLMHIEVQKKKGKEREELLNAADDHHFQEKMDNKGWNNNLLKWASSLINGDASSKNKADKITDRKDARQGETINIFSVASGHLYERFLKIMILSVLKKTQRPVKFWFIKNYLSPQFKDVIPHMAQEYGFEYELITYKWPTWLHKQKEKQRIIWAYKILFLDVIFPLSLRKVIFVDADQIVRADMGELYDMNLKGRPLAYTPFCDNNKDMDGYRFWKQGFWKDHLRGRPYHISALYVVDLAKFRQTAAGDTLRVIYEQLSKDPNSLSNLDQDLPNYAQHTVPIFSLPQEWLWCESWCGNATKARAKTIDLCNNPMTKEPKLQGARRIVPEWVGLDSEARHFTARILGDNLESPEATSPPSETPKPDDKDTDQNVKDEL from the exons atggcggcggcgcgaggggccCGATCTGGGGTTTTGGCTGCCGCGGCGGTGCTGGTTTCCGTTCTGCTCGTGGGATGTCTCGCCTCGGTCGGCGCGGGGGCCGAGATCCGGCGGCAGAAGAACGTGCAGGTGGCGCTCCGGGCCAAGTGGGCCGGCACGCCGTTGCTGCTCGAAGCCAG TGAATTACTTTCGAAAGAATGGAAGGATCTGTTTTGGGATTTTATCGACCACTGGAAGGAACTGGACAAAGGCTCTGAATGTTTGACGGCAAAATGTTGTGTCCAGAAGATTGTTGAAGACACCCGCACACTACTCAATGAGCCACTATCATCAGTTTTTGAGTTTTCTCTTACCCTTCGATCAGCATCGCCAAGATTAGTGCTTTACAGGCAGCTTGCAGAGGAGTCATTATCTTCGGTTTCTATTAACGATTCACAGGAGCAAATTTCTGGTCATGGTACTGGAGAAAATTTTGATAGGGCTGTAGGTCCGAGCTCTTCAGGAGGAACTTGCTGCTGGGTAGACACAGGGAATGCTCCACTGTTCACTTCAGGCGATCTACATGAATGGCTTGAGGGCTTGGGCAAGCT AGCTATGGACTCCACCGAACAACCTGAACTCTTTGACTTTGACCATGTATATCCTCGTGCAAATGTTACCGCTCCAATTGCTATATTTTATGGGGCTGTCGGGACAAAATGCTTCAAAGAGCTGCATGTTCAACTAGCAGAAGCATCAAAGCAG GGAAAAGTCAGGTATGCTTTGCGCCCTGTCCTACCATCTGGATGTCAGGCTACATCTAGCTTTTGTGGTTCAATTGGTGCTGTAGATGCAGTCACCTTAAGTGGTTATGGGGTGGAGCTTGCCCTCAAAAACATGGaatacaaagccatggatgacaCTGCTATAAAGAAGG GCGTTTCTCTAGAAGATCCTAAGACTGAAGACCTCAGTCAAGAAGTCAGAGGGTTTATATTTTCCAAGATTCTG GAACGCAAGCCAGAGCTAAATGCCGAGATTATGGCCTTCAGAGATTATCTGTTGTCATCAACAGTATCTGACACACTTGAAGTCTGGGAACTCAAAG ATCTGGGTCATCAGACAGCACAGCGTATCGTTCAAGCATCAGATCCTTTACAGTCAATGCAGgaaataaatcaaaatttcCCAAGTATAGTTTCTTCACTATCACGAATGAAG CTTGACAATTCCATCAAAGATGAAATTATTGCAAATCAACGAATGGTTCCACCTGGCAAGTCACTGATGGCTTTGAATGGTGCTTTGATTAATATTGAGGATCTTGATCTTTACCT GTTAATGGATATGGTCCACGGAGAATTATCCCTGGCTGATCAGTTCGCCCGGTTAAAG TTGCCTCAAAGTGCTGCCCACAAGATCCTGTCAGCTCCTCCGCCAGCAGAATCTAATTCCTTCCGTGTTGACTTTCGGTCTTCTCATGTGCATTATCTTAATAACCTGGAGGAAGATACCATGTACAGAAGATGGAGAAGCAACCTCCAGGAG CTATTGATGCCAGTCTTCCCTGGTCAGATGCGTTACATCCGTAAAAATCTCTTCCACGCTGTTTATGTGCTTGATCCTGCTTCAGCCTGTGGTGCAGAG ACCATTGACATGGTCCTGTCTCTCTATCAAGATAATGTCCCTATAAGATTTGGTATCATAATGTATTCTTCAAGATTCATCAATGTCATTGAAGAAAGTGATGGCACTCTTCCAATAAATGATGGAGAAGACACTTCCATTTTG ATAACAAGACTTTTCTTGTACATCAAGGAAACATACTCAACGCAGTTGGCATTTGAATTCCTCAGCAAT ATACATAAATCAAGGAATGGTGAAGATGACTACAATGAAGATCTTATTGAAGCTCATCACGTAGAAGGGGCATTTGTTGATTCATTATT GTCAAGTGCTAAATCTCACCCTCAGGATGTGCTGCTTAAGCTGCAAAAAGAGAACATGTACAGGGAGGAGGCTGAACAAAGTTCTCGTTTTGTTCACAAGCTTGGGTTGTATAAGCTTCAGTGTTGTCTATTGATGAATGGACTCGTCCATGAAGCAAATGAG GATGCGACCATGAATGCTATGAATGACGAGCTTCCTAGGATTCAAGAACAAGTTTATTATGGACATATCCAGTCCCACACAGATGTTTTAGAGAAGTTTTTGTCAGAAAGTAGCTACAAGCGGTACAACCCATCA ATTACTGGCAAGAGTGCAGGGAAGAAATTTGTTTCGCTATTTGCATCGTATCATCAGGAAGACTCTGTATTTAATGATATTAAGTACTTACAATCTCCTGCAA CTGTAGATGATGCGAAACCTGTAACCCATCTACTTGCTATTGATCTTTCGTCAAAAGTTGGAATAAAATTGCTTCATGAGGCCATACGTTACCTG ATGGACGGGACTAATAGAGGTCGTGTTGGTCTGCTACTCTATGTCCGCACTGCTAGTTCACCGCCTATTTTACTTCTGAAAGATATCTTTGATAGAACTATTTCATCTTTCAG CTACAAAGAAAAGGTATTGGTCTTCCTGCACGAGGTCTTGAAATTTTATGGAGCCCAACCTACACCTGTCTCTTCAGTTGCTGATGATTGGACTAGAACTATGATGGAAAAGGTCTATAGCTTAGCTGCTGAAATTGCTTTGCCCGTTGATGACTATAAAGCATGGTTTAAAAGTTTCTCTGCTGATACAGTTCTCAAAGGGATGGATAAG TTATCTGACTTCGTATTTGGGCAACTGGGGCTTGTGTTTGGTAGTAATGCTGTGATCACCAATGGACGG GTCTTTATTATGAAGGAAGGAGAACCATTTTTAGCCGATGACTTAGGTCTCCTCGAGTCTATGGAGTACGATTTGAGAACAAAATACATATTTGAAATAATTGAAGAGGTTGAATTTGCTGGTGTTGACCCCGATGACCTGACAAG CCAATTCTACAGCGACATTGCAATGTTGATCTCGTCATCGATGTCTGTTCGTGAAAGGCCATCTGAAAGAGCACATTTTGAAATTTTGCATGCAGAGCATAG TGCTATCAGATTGAATAATGAGAATTCAAGTATTCACATCGATGCTGTCATTGATCCGCTAAGTCCCACTGGGCAAAAACTTGCCCCACTTCTACGCATACTCTGGAAACAGATTCAGCCGAGCATGAGGATTGTACTAAATCCTATT AGTTCCCTCGCAGATCTTCCTTTGAAGAACTTCTACAGATTTGTTGTTCCATCGATG GATGATTTTAGCAGTACAGACTATTCTGTACATGGACCTAAAGCTTTCTTCGCAAATATGCCACTTTCAAAAACACTTACAATGAACATAGATGTTCCAGAACCATGGCTTGTTGAACCAGTTGTTGCCAT CCATGATTTAGACAACATTCTTTTAGAGAATCTCGGTGATGTTAGAACTTTGCAGGCAGTATTTGAACTTGAAGCTCTCCTCTTGACAG GTCACTGCATGGAAAAAGACCGAGACCCTCCCCGTGGTCTGCAGTTTATCCTTGGTACAAAACAAAGACCACACTTGGTAGACACACTTGTCATGGCCAACTTGGGTTACTGGCAGATGAAAGTCTCCCCTGGTGTGTGGTACCTACAATTGGCTCCTGGCCGTAGTGCTGATCTATATGAGCTACCTCCAAAACTCATTGCCATTGATAGCTTGAGAGGCAAACTAATGCACATTGAAGtgcaaaagaagaaaggaaaggagcGTGAGGAGTTACTAAATGCTGCCGATGACCACCACTTTCAGGAAAAGATG GATAACAAAGGCTGGAATAACAACCTTCTGAAATGGGCTTCTAGTCTCATTAATGGTGATGCATCATCAAAAAATAAAGCTGATAAAATCACC GACCGTAAGGATGCAAGACAAGGGGAGACCATAAACATTTTCTCTGTTGCTTCTGGGCATCT GTATGAGCGTTTCCTCAAAATAATGATTTTGAGTGTTCTAAAGAAGACGCAGAGGCCAGTGAAGTTTTGGTTCATAAAGAATTATCTATCTCCACAGTTCAAG GATGTCATACCCCACATGGCTCAGGAATATGGATTCGAATATGAGCTCATCACGTATAAATGGCCAACATGGTTACACAAGCAGAAAGAGAAGCAAAGAATTATATGGGCATATAAGATATTATTTCTGGATGTCATATTTCCACTTTCACTGAGGAAG GTGATTTTCGTTGATGCCGATCAAATTGTGAGAGCAGACATGGGAGAACTATATGATATGAACCTGAAGGGTCGCCCGCTTGCATATACTCCATTCTGCGATAACAACAAGGATATGGATGGCTATCGATTTTGGAAGCAA GGTTTTTGGAAAGATCATCTGCGAGGTAGACCATACCATATCAG TGCGCTTTATGTTGTCGATTTGGCCAAATTTCGACAAACTGCTGCTGGGGATACTCTACGTGTCATCTATGAACAACTCAGCAAGGACCCCAACAGTCTCTCCAATCTTGATCAG GATCTCCCAAATTATGCTCAACATACCGTGCCTATATTCTCTCTTCCTCAAGAATGGCTTTGGTGTGAATCTTGGTGTGGAAACGCCACAAAGGCAAGAGCAAAGACCATTGATCTGTGCAACAATCCAATGACAAAGGAGCCAAAGCTTCAG GGTGCTAGAAGAATAGTTCCAGAGTGGGTTGGTCTTGACAGTGAAGCACGGCACTTTACTGCACGAATCTTGGGGGATAATCTCGAGTCTCCGGAAGCCACTTCCCCACCATCTGAGACACCAAAACCCGATGATAAAGACACTGATCAGAATGTGAAAGACGAGCTATGA
- the LOC117841048 gene encoding uncharacterized protein isoform X2, with the protein MKRQQHRKNYPSGIRSAGGQTTLQSFLVKPRVVDGEMKPSPPPEVREEEAQICPPELPKREIVRVTRTTIKEKARAFSSVGSAAKDEGGEAGGAGGALSAAVFKRFHSSAPVARAEGGCAEAGEDGDDLGFGGVRLDVEEIGAASRPEPRNKRKNPLGGNEDGGDAKARRVVVLGDDPRPRPRPAWRWGRARPTRGGGDGGRPLYNHYASGGGWWHGDMEGVDGEEVGWTDDMWEGMGSVTLGGLEWH; encoded by the exons ATGAAGCGGCAGCAGCACCGGAAGAATTACCCGAGCGGGATCCGGTCCGCCGGCGGGCAGACCACGCTCCAATCCTTCCTCGTCAAACCCAG GGTTGTTGATGGGGAAATgaaaccctcgccgccgccggaggtgcgggaggaggaggcgcagaTCTGCCCGCCAGAGCTGCCGAAGCGGGAGATCGTCAGAGTCACCAGGACGACCATCAAGGAGAAGGCGAGAGCGTTCTCGTCGGTGGGTTCCGCGGCGAAGGAcgagggcggcgaggccggcggcgcgggcggcgctcTGAGCGCCGCAGTGTTCAAGCGGTTTCACAGTTCAGCCCCTGTGGCGAGAGCGGAAGGCGGCTGCGCGGAGGCAGGGGAAGACGGCGACGACCTCGGCTTCGGCGGTGTCCGGCTGGACGTCGAGGAGATCGGGGCAGCGAGCCGCCCCGAGCCCAGGAATAAGCGGAAGAACCCCCTCG GCGGCAACGAGGACGGAGGCGACGCAAAGGCCAGGCGCGTGGTGGTTCTCGGCGACGATCCGAGGCCGCGGCCGAGGCCGGCGTGGAGATGGGGGCGCGCGAGGCCCacccgtggcggcggcgacggcggccgccccctGTACAACCACT ATGCTAGCGGCGGTGGCTGGTGGCACGGCGACATGGAGGGCGTGGACGGCGAGGAGGTCGGCTGGACCGACGACATGTGGGAGGGTATGGGCTCCGTCACGCTCGGCGGCTTGGAGTGGCACTAG
- the LOC117841048 gene encoding uncharacterized protein isoform X1 yields the protein MKRQQHRKNYPSGIRSAGGQTTLQSFLVKPRVVDGEMKPSPPPEVREEEAQICPPELPKREIVRVTRTTIKEKARAFSSVGSAAKDEGGEAGGAGGALSAAVFKRFHSSAPVARAEGGCAEAGEDGDDLGFGGVRLDVEEIGAASRPEPRNKRKNPLGGNEDGGDAKARRVVVLGDDPRPRPRPAWRWGRARPTRGGGDGGRPLYNHCKIDPPTSRTRTVRFRQGAGEQLMWWFYLVADASGGGWWHGDMEGVDGEEVGWTDDMWEGMGSVTLGGLEWH from the exons ATGAAGCGGCAGCAGCACCGGAAGAATTACCCGAGCGGGATCCGGTCCGCCGGCGGGCAGACCACGCTCCAATCCTTCCTCGTCAAACCCAG GGTTGTTGATGGGGAAATgaaaccctcgccgccgccggaggtgcgggaggaggaggcgcagaTCTGCCCGCCAGAGCTGCCGAAGCGGGAGATCGTCAGAGTCACCAGGACGACCATCAAGGAGAAGGCGAGAGCGTTCTCGTCGGTGGGTTCCGCGGCGAAGGAcgagggcggcgaggccggcggcgcgggcggcgctcTGAGCGCCGCAGTGTTCAAGCGGTTTCACAGTTCAGCCCCTGTGGCGAGAGCGGAAGGCGGCTGCGCGGAGGCAGGGGAAGACGGCGACGACCTCGGCTTCGGCGGTGTCCGGCTGGACGTCGAGGAGATCGGGGCAGCGAGCCGCCCCGAGCCCAGGAATAAGCGGAAGAACCCCCTCG GCGGCAACGAGGACGGAGGCGACGCAAAGGCCAGGCGCGTGGTGGTTCTCGGCGACGATCCGAGGCCGCGGCCGAGGCCGGCGTGGAGATGGGGGCGCGCGAGGCCCacccgtggcggcggcgacggcggccgccccctGTACAACCACTGTAAGATCGATCCCCCCACCTCCCGAACTCGAACCGTTCGGTTCCGGCAAGGCGCCGGTGAACAACTGATGTGGTGGTTTTATTTGGTTGCAGATGCTAGCGGCGGTGGCTGGTGGCACGGCGACATGGAGGGCGTGGACGGCGAGGAGGTCGGCTGGACCGACGACATGTGGGAGGGTATGGGCTCCGTCACGCTCGGCGGCTTGGAGTGGCACTAG